One Setaria italica strain Yugu1 chromosome I, Setaria_italica_v2.0, whole genome shotgun sequence DNA window includes the following coding sequences:
- the LOC101765459 gene encoding pentatricopeptide repeat-containing protein At3g02490, mitochondrial translates to MQSAGVDLSHPDTVPALLLDPGLSGNYPAASRFFSWAASDPAAKAALNSRSFNSMLQLAAAHGDAERFWSLVASMRSRGYGISKPAFRAASESFRAKDMARDADLLQEAFAAHGRNAAAAEVCKVLRAPGKDDASKLAMLSESGVEVTDELVALVVEKVGQFPQQAMVFFRWVEQSAGAGISWDKVYNAMARVLGREDCIEEFREVLQKMRGKGLEMDRDVYVTVTDRFLKRKMVEDTVDLFRFMSSRPEKLSTDYFIFLLKKVVATGDLDLKLVTRVLRYYQHAGNEVKDSAFDSVLKSLRSVGRLGESGRVLKAMQEGGFEPDSAEHEKAVIAMCDAGNLEEARNYLTGVEESGHKLGPKIWSCLVQKYSLGENVDMAVSCFHEMLEKCGNENVGSALEALVSGLYKKKGAKEAFQVLKNLIAEKAVVPWQTTYKYLIHKLIRQGHLKQAFEVLGLMKSHGYPTFVDPFIPHISKSGTLDDALGLLNATSLRGLPSRIVYVRLFQALFKEERHEVAQQLLSQSPDSIQNHADVRDVFNRMKLEEPVTAALAEG, encoded by the coding sequence atgCAGTCCGCCGGCGTCGATCTCTCCCACCCGGACACCGTccccgcgctcctcctcgaccCGGGGCTCTCGGGAAACTACCCCGCGGCCTCGCGCTTCTTCTCTTGGGCCGCCTCTGACCCCGCCGCCAAGGCCGCGCTCAACTCGCGGTCCTTCAACTCCATgctccagctcgccgccgcgcacggcgaCGCCGAGCGCTTCTGGTCCCTCGTCGCCTCCATGCGGTCCAGGGGCTACGGGATCTCCAAGCCCGCCTTCCGGGCCGCCTCCGAGAGCTTCCGGGCCAAGGACATGGCCAGGGACGCCGACCTGCTGCAGGAGGCATTCGCCGCGCACGGTAGGAACGCGGCGGCTGCCGAGGTATGCAAGGTTCTCCGGGCGCCGGGCAAGGATGATGCCTCAAAGCTAGCCATGCTGAGTGAATCGGGTGTTGAGGTGACTGACGAGCTGGTGGCATTAGTGGTGGAGAAGGTCGGGCAGTTCCCGCAGCAGGCCATGGTGTTCTTCCGGTGGGTGGAGCAGTCAGCTGGGGCCGGAATCAGTTGGGACAAGGTTTACAATGCGATGGCGAGGGTTCTTGGCCGTGAGGATTGCATCGAGGAGTTCCGGGAGGTCCTGCAGAAGATGAGGGGCAAGGGGCTTGAGATGGATCGAGATGTGTATGTTACTGTCACCGACAGGTTCCTCAAGAGGAAGATGGTTGAGGATACTGTGGACCTGTTCCGATTCATGTCAAGCAGGCCGGAGAAGCTCTCGACGGATTATTTCATATTCTTGCTGAAGAAGGTTGTAGCGACTGGTGATTTGGATCTCAAGTTGGTGACGAGGGTCTTGCGGTATTATCAGCATGCGGGCAATGAGGTCAAAGACTCAGCTTTTGATTCTGTTCTAAAGTCGTTGAGGAGTGTAGGGAGGCTTGGGGAGAGTGGCAGAGTTCTGAAGGCGATGCAGGAAGGTGGTTTTGAACCAGATAGTGCTGAACATGAAAAGGCTGTTATTGCAATGTGTGATGCTGGCAATCTGGAAGAAGCACGAAATTATTTGACTGGTGTGGAAGAGTCAGGGCATAAGTTGGGTCCAAAGATatggtcttgtttagttcagAAGTATTCTCTTGGTGAAAATGTGGATATGGCAGTCTCGTGCTTCCATGAAATGCTGGAAAAATGTGGCAATGAGAATGTGGGTTCTGCTCTTGAGGCACTGGTTTCTGGATTATACAAGAAGAAAGGGGCAAAGGAAGCATTCCAAGTTCTGAAGAACTTGATAGCTGAGAAGGCTGTAGTTCCTTGGCAAACTACCTACAAGTATTTGATCCACAAGTTGATCCGCCAAGGGCATCTGAAACAAGCATTTGAAGTGCTAGGTTTAATGAAAAGCCATGGTTATCCAACTTTCGTTGATCCTTTTATCCCACATATTTCAAAGTCTGGGACTCTGGATGATGCCCTGGGTTTGCTGAATGCAACATCTTTGAGGGGGTTGCCATCAAGAATAGTTTATGTGCGCTTATTTCAAGCTTTGTTCAAAGAAGAGAGGCATGAAGTTGCCCAACAGTTGCTTTCCCAGTCTCCTGATAGCATCCAAAACCATGCTGATGTTCGTGATGTTTTCAATAGGATGAAGCTGGAAGAACCTGTCACAGCAGCATTGGCAGAGGGTTGA